One segment of Castanea sativa cultivar Marrone di Chiusa Pesio chromosome 3, ASM4071231v1 DNA contains the following:
- the LOC142628471 gene encoding zinc finger BED domain-containing protein RICESLEEPER 1-like: protein MCLLDWGIDKILTITVDNAASNSGLISFIQKKTKHRKATILGHKYLHVRCSAHILNLIVRVGLVEMDETIVKVRKSVRYVRSSPQRQNTFKLCAEKEKVEFKGQLCLDVLTRWNYTYIMLEKAEKYQKAFERLEEEDPNYLMTIREEEKEDGSDIDEFAWGMGDVDWEKIRIFSKFLKIFYDATLRFSCANYVTSNSFFLELMSIHDTIDLEYEKDSYLLKKMAGYMKTKFEKYWGNFDNMNHLLYVGLVLDPRYKMRYLEYCFGTLYESQKVVDMAKRIKAVLMDLYNAYAQNQVGSSSASVVAQGQGQKPSGSMEGDDSSVVDAKAMRMMGFKEHLKGIDSSNIKSEVDKYLLESCEDVFDDNFDILAWWKVNSPRYRVLSRVAQHVLAISVSTVASRSL from the coding sequence ATGTGTTTACTTGATTGGGGGATAGACAAGATTTTAACTATTACAGTTGATAATGCTGCTTCTAATAGTGGGCtgatttcttttattcaaaaaaagacTAAGCATAGGAAGGCAAcaattttagggcataaataCTTGCATGTGAGGTGTAGTGCTCATATCTTGAACTTAATTGTTCGTGTAGGGTTAGTTGAAATGGATGAGACAATAGTGAAGGTGAGAAAATCTGTGCGATATGTGAGATCGTCTCCACAAAGACAAAACACATTTAAGTTATGTGCGGAGAAGGAGAAAGTTGAGTTTAAAGGTCAGTTATGTTTAGATGTGCTCACTAGGTGGAACTACACCTATATTATGTTGGAGAAGGCTGAGAAGTATCAAAAAGCTTTTGAGAGATTGGAGGAAGAAGATCCAAATTATCTTATGACAATTAGAGAGGAGGAAAAGGAAGATGGAAGTGATATAGATGAGTTTGCTTGGGGAATGGGTGATGTGGATTGGGAAAAGATTAGGATCTtttctaaatttcttaaaattttttatgatgcaACCTTGCGGTTTTCGTGTGCTAATTATGTCACTagtaattctttctttttggagCTCATGTCAATTCATGACACAATTGATTTGGAGTATGAAAAAGATagttatttgttgaaaaaaatggcTGGTTACATGAAGACCAAATTTGAAAAGTATTGGGGGAACTTTGATAATATGAATCACTTGTTGTATGTAGGGCTAGTTCTTGATCCTCGATACAAGATGAGATATCTTGAGTACTGTTTTGGTACTTTGTATGAGAGCCAAAAGGTTGTTGATATGGCAAAAAGAATAAAGGCTGTTTTGATGGATTTATATAATGCTTATGCTCAAAATCAAGTTGGGAGTAGTAGTGCAAGTGTTGTTGCACAAGGCCAAGGCCAAAAACCAAGTGGATCAATGGAGGGAGATGATTCTAGTGTGGTTGATGCGAAGGCAATGAGGATGATGGGATTTAAGGAGCACTTGAAGGGTATTGATTCTTCAAATATCAAATCAGAGGTTGATAAATACTTGTTAGAGAGTTGTGAAGATGTCTTTGatgataattttgatattttggcttGGTGGAAGGTTAATTCTCCACGATACCGTGTCCTTTCAAGAGTTGCACAACATGTTCTTGCAATTTCGGTATCCACTGTGGCCTCGAGATCTCTTTAG
- the LOC142629672 gene encoding putative GPI-anchored protein At5g19250 isoform X1 has protein sequence MAIFKLSLSLVLLALHVVQGNAKSTSAGTTSAAESYLLEDLNGYRMSLHIQNFTENSNAACLANKIADQLQNETCKNAFHFSSTPGTKPKVPKFDKFLDDCDINDNNTVDGVILPVCVPRLDPFLVFSNYTKSRYAKYLKDSNYTGVGIGSEDIWMVVILSTNTSTGSFSGAASLIANISMGNYTLALFLGLLLLFW, from the exons ATGGCCATCTTTAAACTTAGCCTCTCCCTTGTTTTGCTTGCTCTTCATGTTGTGCAAGGAAACGCAAAGAGTACTTCTGCTGGTACTACTTCTGCTG CTGAAAGCTATCTCTTGGAAGACCTTAATGGTTACAGGATGTCACTACATATCCAAAACTTCACTGAGAACAGCAATGCAGCTTGCCTAGCTAATAAAATTGCAGACCAGTTACAGAACGAAACTTGTAAAAACGCCTTTCACTTCAGCTCTACTCCAGGCACCAAGCCTAAAGTCCCCAAATTTGACAAGTTCTTGGATGATTGTGACATAAATGACAACAACACAGTCGATGGGGTCATATTGCCTGTTTGTGTGCCTAGATTAGACCCATTTCTGGTGTTTTCTAATTATACAAAATCTCGATATGCAAAATATCTTAAGGATTCAAACTACACTGGGGTTGGGATTGGCTCTGAGGATATTTGGATGGTGGTTATTTTGAGCACTAACACATCAACCGGAAGCTTTTCTGGTGCAGCTTCTTTGATCGCAAATATCAGTATGGGTAACTATACGTTGGCTTTGTTCCTTGGATTGCTCTTGTTGTTTTGGTGA
- the LOC142629672 gene encoding putative GPI-anchored protein At5g19250 isoform X2 produces the protein MAIFKLSLSLVLLALHVVQGNAKSTSAAESYLLEDLNGYRMSLHIQNFTENSNAACLANKIADQLQNETCKNAFHFSSTPGTKPKVPKFDKFLDDCDINDNNTVDGVILPVCVPRLDPFLVFSNYTKSRYAKYLKDSNYTGVGIGSEDIWMVVILSTNTSTGSFSGAASLIANISMGNYTLALFLGLLLLFW, from the exons ATGGCCATCTTTAAACTTAGCCTCTCCCTTGTTTTGCTTGCTCTTCATGTTGTGCAAGGAAACGCAAAGAGTACTTCTGCTG CTGAAAGCTATCTCTTGGAAGACCTTAATGGTTACAGGATGTCACTACATATCCAAAACTTCACTGAGAACAGCAATGCAGCTTGCCTAGCTAATAAAATTGCAGACCAGTTACAGAACGAAACTTGTAAAAACGCCTTTCACTTCAGCTCTACTCCAGGCACCAAGCCTAAAGTCCCCAAATTTGACAAGTTCTTGGATGATTGTGACATAAATGACAACAACACAGTCGATGGGGTCATATTGCCTGTTTGTGTGCCTAGATTAGACCCATTTCTGGTGTTTTCTAATTATACAAAATCTCGATATGCAAAATATCTTAAGGATTCAAACTACACTGGGGTTGGGATTGGCTCTGAGGATATTTGGATGGTGGTTATTTTGAGCACTAACACATCAACCGGAAGCTTTTCTGGTGCAGCTTCTTTGATCGCAAATATCAGTATGGGTAACTATACGTTGGCTTTGTTCCTTGGATTGCTCTTGTTGTTTTGGTGA